One Dunckerocampus dactyliophorus isolate RoL2022-P2 chromosome 6, RoL_Ddac_1.1, whole genome shotgun sequence genomic window, taaaatctttgaTCAATTTGCTATGTGACTCCGTTAAAACAATGTTtgcttgtccagtcatattttttcattgtacttttttaagAAATTGTCCAAATCTTGTATCGCCTCGTTCTCATGGACACAATtttgtgcatcgtctcgtctcgtgatgCCCCTATTGAAAGCACACGCACAGCCAGGTGAAGCTCCTGGACGCTGAACACTTGTCGTACTTTAAATGCAGCTGCTGCCGTCTTGTGGAGTCagtgatttaaaataaaaaaaaaaaaacactataagGTTGCCTGCAGCCACAGAAGTTcttgccaatgttttttgactggGCGCTAACCGGAGACCCCGGTGGTTATTTGCTGTTGTGACCTTGGGAGATTTGATGGTTAACTGAATAGAGGTGGTAATTGTCATCAATGTGTGCCGCTGTCTTGTGCAGAGTCTCCATGAGCAGAAGTCTGACAACCAGAAACTGAAAGCCAAAATTCGCCGCCTAGAGGAAGACAACGCCAAAAGAGAGAAGCAACTAGAAGAGCTCCTGGATCCCACCAATGTAGGATTGTTCGGCATACCGGTtcttttcaaatgtgtttttttgttgttgtttgttttccgAAGAGTCCTCAGTCTTTATTGCATCTCTTGACAGAGGTCAGAATACACTCGCAGCTTGGTGGACAAGAAACATGAAGGCAGCGTGGTAAGTCACTTTTCACTTGAAGGTGCATCGTAAacgccttaaaggaaaagtgcactttctgttcaattttgcccatcatcctcacacgtcttcctcttttctttgctttctgaagatataaaaacagccaaaaaagaggcagctaagaatgcaacTAAGGGGAGGCACCtcttccgcctacaaagccttctgaaaaaaccctccatttacataatgcgaCCTGCATGTCAACTAAGCTAGcgacattattatcattaacatTGTTGCGctcaccggctagcgactagcttcaccacacactcgctcacaatgcctgcTGATCACaatcactgctgctgtgtttgtgtttttaatagtAGGTGTTGTGTTCCTCTCTATGTTGCTatatgaaatcaatgcacccaagaaggaagttctgctaatgcttcaaatgagcaaaatacaaGTATTACAtgatatcatgaatgtacctgttactacatgcatattatatatttaatcatcattaatcgcattttccatccatcaattttcttccgcttatttgggtccgggtcgcgggggcagcagtctcagacTTCCAGTTTCACTGGGGGAACACCAAGGCCTTCCCAGGCTGGCTGccagacataatccctccagcgtgtcctaggtctgccccggggcctcctcccggaacacctcaccagggaggcgtcctggaggcatctggactagatgcccgagccacctcaactggctcctctccatgtgaaggagcagcggctctactctgagctcctcccggatgactgagctcctcaccctatctcttagggtgagtccagccaccctacggaggagactcatttcagccgcttgtatccgccatctcgttctttcggtcacgacccaaagctcatgaccataggtgagggtgggaacatcgCATTATCGCATTTTGTCCGTAGTTAACTCAGAATTAATAACAATTAATCGCAGATTGAAAAAAGTGTTTATCTATAGTAAGTAGGGATGtacgatattggcttttttgccgataacagatttgccgatattgtccaactctcaatttccgatacagATATCAGCCAATACCGACATgtacatcacatatctcctgtggtgaaatgaacacatatattttgtgcagctaatggatacagcaacAGCAATTATCTTCTCAACGTGGAAAACAtcaaaacatctgagaaatacttgtgatcaggcttaggctgtgacatttgctttaaaagtcaacagagtagacATTTACATtcttttgatcatcaaaaagtccagggaagaaaatctgTGTCGGCCTAGTGCAGCACTCACGCTGTAttggtttccacgccacactacaaattgcatgtacacagtaattccggccCAAAGTTAACATACTTcacaccatcagattttaatgaaatgtcatctgcagatagatattaaagtgaatttatgtcctacataccttttatcttgtcctgaagcgccgatccatgagtttgaaaggcttaaagttggacttttaACTCTCAAAGCACTCTTATGACTAGAGGGCGTCCAACACTCATATAAATATAGCATAAATCCGATGTGAAATTGAAGAGTAAAAGTAATCTCTctaacaagtttaagattgctaCGTGCATACTACAACGTAttgaggggtgtaatattttaccacgctGATGTAtttaatgtagtatgatagccgtacaggcagaatgtttgatgcagctcttgtgcaggtgtacctaatgttgtggccagtcaatgcgtGTTACCGTTACTACTCTGtttactgccaactgaaaatgaacaaaattgttatattgttggtagcacgcctgttttatgatgacttcattgaATAAGACAAAACAAGTTTTCCAAGCAACTTTAGGTACAAACTGAAAtagagctgaggaaaacctaataaagtggaggcagtgggcaatgccacacgagccgttttcaccTTGCCGTTTTCACCTTGCCATTTGTCTGTCTCGGGAgcggcggtcgctgtgtgtgactggccaatcacagagcgtgaagagtgaacacataatgatggttttctttcatcacgattacggataatgacgagatgtactcgtgTCATGCTCgtattctgcaaaaatgcaaaatgtttcTAACGAGTATCCGCCTCATCCCTACAGATAtgttgttgcgagagccatctgccagggctttgaagctaaacctGACAATTAAAATGCcctttttctttctccatttctgctcagtatTTGCTCCCACTTGTGGCTGCACATCCACCGCTGCCTCTCCTCACACTACAATGTGGGCCGAGGCTCAAACAGGACGTACGCACGTTAATGGCCATTAAAGGAAATTCCCATTAACACGTTATTGACAAACCTAATGTAAAACCACTAaaagctttttggaggtgttttaatagcgggcttccTTGGCGGAATAGGTGCCTCCCATTACATGCATAAATTAGCTGCTTCTCTTTAGCTGTTTTTTCAGAACTTTAGAACCCACAGaaaagaaagacatgtgttcatgtctcacataaaaaagtgcagtttttctttaacgtGACATGCTGTCTGTGCGTCTATTTGTAAAGGTTGTGAATGGGCTGAAGCAGCGAATCCTGAAGCTGGAGCAGCAGTGTCGAGAGAAGGAGAACACCATTGGGTAAAATACGACAGACATCAGACATCAGGCTCTTTTCATGCAAACGGATCATGAccttcctgtcttttttttttattccacaggAAACTGCAGAGCCAGCTGAGGGCTACCAACTTGGAGGAGATGAGGATGACGTTGAAAAACTACCACGGAGAGGTGAGACAACTCTGACATAAATCTTGGGACATGCCTCTTCATCGTCCATCAAGAGGTTGGACTCAACTGCTTATTTATGAATTCTTCATCattgcaagacattttggaGAATGTGGGGAAGGGGGACGGCCCTTTTCTCTTCGCAGTGCACAAAGCAGGCAGATTGGCAGCACTGATATTGTGTCATTTTCCTCGTTTGTGATTGTTGGATATGCAGCTTCACTAGAATgccgtgtgtgggtgtgtgtgtgtgtgtctctttcAGATCCAAAGACTGAGGTTGCTTCTAGAAGCTTCAGAGAAAAGGTTGGCTCAAGTTCTAATGTTCCTTTCGGTGcctgttttatgtatttttctttttaatgataTGCTAATGCTTTTTCGACAATGCCGTACTGTGTGTAGTTTTTTCTTCATTACAAAGATGAATACATTAattcctcgccactttgcactttcaGTTTCCCgccttcactctgtcacggtttttcaaaaatatatgaattaataaatctgctcaaaaatgctgttttgtggttgaatgcagcctgTTATTCgtcaataaatatgcatatttcaataaatatgcatatttaagtaaatgtttacatctttttttgcctaagtgaagcatttttaagcataaaaatggcttcataaagtaaagtgcaattataaggcattcagaagaggcattcaaaaaggctgtgatatgtagtattgtacactggccactaggtgtcagtaatgttactgtaaagttgggtgagacacacaagcaccagacttgatgggcaCGACaatgaatgatctcacaacaggcacagtaataccAAACACGGGCTAGTCTTTCGtttgtaacccacaccaagctaaaactcaactctgaacccccaattacccctccaccccaccccaccccaccccaccaccaccaccaccactctgTTTCCTTAGCGCAGAAACACAGTattattcatgtcttattttctcttatgtttaTATTGgtgtgtagaggtgactatatgcatgttatttcaggtctagaggactctaaagatgataaaaattgtatttagaagatcgtcaacaggttttctgtgtgttatgtcttatttggcctactatattgagtaataggagtgtagaggtgactataggggtgttatttcatgtctagaggactctaaagatgttaaagtgtatttagaagatcgtcaacaggttttcaatgtgttatgtcttatttggcctactatattgagtaataggagtgtagaggtgattataggggtgttatttcaggtctagaggactctaaagatgttaaaagtgtatttagaagatcgtcaacaggttttcgatgtgttatgtcttatttggcttactatattgggtaataggagtgtagaagtgattataggggtgttatttcatatccatATGGTTCTGATAATGTtacaaagtgtatttagaaggacataaacaagttttctatgtcttattttctctttttttgtctactatattgggtgataggtgtgtaaaggtgactgactataggggtgttatttcatgtcaagagggctctgtTAAAAAGCATGTTTcgaaggccataaacaggttttctatgctctttagtatgaaactattccatttataaataacaaatcctATTTTGCAGAACCAATTATCCGGTAACcaggataaacgagggattgctgtatttgGGAATGAAGGAGAGCACAGTCAATTCATTGCCCCCTCCCCCACATTCTGTCCGTAGCGGTATATCAGACAATAAAGTCTTCCGGAGGCAGCAGAAGGCTCTGAGTTCTACAGTTCTGCGTCTATCAGAGAACCTCAAGCAAATTCAGATGGAGAACGCCACACTCAGAGAGGAGCTCGACACAGAAAGCCCCGCCATCGGACTTAAAGGTCATCTCTCACACCACAACAGTGGAtgactcgcacacacacacacaattgaaCACTGTCAACTTATAGCCGGTGTGTGTGTCTCCTAGGTTACAAGGAGTGGAGTAAATACAGGCTCTTGAGAAGACTGCTGGAACTAGAAAGGGTGAGTGGAAACTGCACTTCACTGTCACGTGCACACACTAAAAAGTCTCATCCAATTGTGCCCCCATGAGAGGTGCCACAATAGTATGTTGGAAGGGTGCTAACCTTGATGCAATTGGAATTGACTGttttaaaaagtgcttttagtaaccCCCACAAGGAACTGGGAAACTTCAATGCTGTGTTTGTCCTtgcctccaagaagcgctattgtgcattTGATCCACTTTTGACATACATGTCATCCCTCGTGATATCACAGTTTTACAAAAAGCccgaaaaattgtcaaaaagaccaaacatattgaatgacaagttctatgtagtattgtggtcactaggcataagtaatgttatgagacatgacgttagattacatgacctttcacactgcatggagactggctactgagccagcagagcccagcccacatgccatggctgtgactgacatgccatggctgagatcgagtatgggggaagtggtaaatttttgacttctttgtccttcttccccactccgtttgaaaccacGTTtataataagtaaattggagaggctaactggttagctcgctagctttctatgctagcggcggccgtctgtATATGTACCGTCCTTGCAGTgatacttcacggaaattcacttatcacggttgggtctgtaACTGGAACTGCcacaaacgagggacgactgtatgcactgtaactctgcacctGTCCAGCATAATGGATTCCATACACCAGCGTAACATTAAGgtgtgggacaggaggacacaagcgTTAGCAGCACGAGCATAGCTATGCAACACGACACTcgtattttaacagcaacatcgtgCTAGGTTAAACTATTTGCCGAAGAAAAACGTGCTCATGCTTGTAGCTTCCATTTCTGTAGATGACTGActttttttgaatgttttacatttttcatacagagtggtgtgtgtgtctgtgtctgtgtgtgtgtgtgtgtgtgtgtgtgtgtgtgtgtgtgtgtgtgtgtgtgtgtgtgtgtatactaaTATGTTAGGGGTGCGTGATAGTGATGGAAATTccagctctttttagagagctgcTTCTTTTGGCTCGACTCACTAAAAACAGTCttttggctcccaagtggctcctcagatttttttgtcttaatttattatcaaattatatatattgtgtaaaattaattactataacattaaatatatatttaaatgggTTTATTTAAATCCTCagtgaacagctacaaaaaatataataatatgcaaaaacaaagaccaGGTCAAATTTCATGCACTATTTACAATGAAACAAGACAACatccacaaaacacacattaaaacgtgcaaaacataaaagaaaaagcagcaaccAGGTAACAGTCGTGTTTTTACTTAAgattggcattaaaaaaaaagtacctcaGCTTTGAGGGGCTGTTCCTGTTTCTCCTTTCTGTTACGATGTGAAGTGAGTAAGTtttgaactacaaataaacttggttcttggtttgttcatttaaaattggccatcacttcaccaaaattaaataattttaacattttatctcggccagcacctctcaaagtctagacagcgtaatagTACATCTGGActtgcctccagcctccaccttttatcttccatcacacgttctgactggtaagtgaccgagtctgAATGAGGCTTGactgtaatgagtagtaatttcatgaagattaagaaacatttgccGTTGCGTGATGCATGGATGCATTGAGCTATCACTATGCTCTCTGTGTGGCGTGGGAGCTGACTCCAAACGGACcccttgtgactgctttggagcGGGGGCGGAGCAGCGGCACCCGCTGCTGTattggctcccaacgacgccAGCCGGTCGTTCAAAGAGCCGGTTCTTAGAGCTGATTTGTTCGCGAACGACACGTGACCAGTGCATGATCATTTACTAGGCCGGCATGAGGGGAATACCAATAAAtttgatttaagaagaaagaaaacgcactgtgcgggtgagcacatcaagcgctccttttttcatAACAGGTaaatcttgaaaaaaatcagttcaGGGAGAGGGGGAGAGATTTTGGGGCCcaaaaaggctttttttaaGTATTAAGAATATTCACTGCAGATTTGAATTCTGTGCGAAAAAACTACCCCAAGGATCAACGTTTGGTTAACCTAGCACTAATAGTTTGGGAGAAAATAAGGattatatttcaaaataaatgggTGTGGTGTTGCTATGCCGTTAGCAACAGTGTGGCCACGCAAAATATTCAACCCTTAATTACTCCCTTAATAATTGGAGttttgaaaaaattatttttgattCTTGGTTGCTAGTAATAATATGCTATAGGGActattttatgtgaataataaCAAAATCTGAGAGGGTGTGGTTCGGCAAATGTTCCCTCCATTGGTTGAAATGACATGGAATGACCCTGCACCTGGCTGGGccgcagcaggtggctcccttccgctctgtactctggttctcctgttagtagtgatgtggtagtagtaccGTAATGTCCTGATATTTCATTGGGACAAATcagcaggtacagttggtcaaatcctaatttgttccactccttcttacctccaggtgtgcacaaactacacttaaatctacaTAAAAAAGTTAGattatcggtcttgagaagcacaaagtcATTGATATCGGTTTGAAagaaagatattgtgcatctctactatatatttgtgtgtatacagtgttcccttgtttatcgcgggggataggttcccaaaatagcctgcaataagtgaaatccacgaagtagccaactttttttttttacaattattacataGGGTGTAAAactcctcaccatacactttatacacttttctcagccATGCATGGaccttttctcacatttttctcttgtttaaacactctcaaagttcaagtGTAGTTTGAATTtaaatgatcaacctactaggttgaaCACTAGAAGTTATTAAATGGCTCACGtctatttcactcctctgaccgtgtgCCTTTTAGTCCTGgcaccgttcggctgtagcgtttttgcatccttgttaaaacatattgctcctgtcgtcaaattttcctcctcctcctcgtcctccttggattcatttacagtattctgaAACGGCGCCCTGCAGCCGCATAAAGCCTGTTTTTATGCTTTCCGCATCCGCTCTGTGCTTAAAAATGACGTCAAATGACGTGTTCAACATGCCTTTTGTAAGCACATTCTCCTGCCAGGGTACAAGTCCCTGTGGTGGGATGACGAGCTGCGATTGCAGCACTCCTATTCAAAGGACAAGTGGACCACattctcttccttttctgtcgcAGCAGCAATTAAGTGCaacacaattcctcttcttcAAGAAGTAGACGTGCAAGTGTCGCCATGTTGAGTCAggtaaacaatggcaaacttcTTCCGCTCTAGTTTAGTGCCGTGGTGGTCGGGTGTTTTCTACACACTGACCCCTGCAGTTTTGGGAGGAGACGTCACACGCGGTCTTTCTAGCGGGTTTCCACAGGGCTCTTTACCGCGCGGCTCCTGTGAGCAGAAAGTATAACCCAGCCTTAACTtgtgccttccttcagcatctccagaagtccaactttttgtgtgatgtttagcttcctctgccttttgggtgcagaaagTTTCGTCAACATTGGGGGTTTTGTCgaggagaaaacttgcaaccatTCAATGTTCAGAATCACACGCAGTTAGCTTCTTCTATGGTTTAAAGTATTGGCGGTTagaaagcagctcacacggttagctagcttgctagccatgaccacaacaaaagacggcacgaaggagattgacaatTGTTTACAGCCAATCATCAATCAGGACGCACAAGAcagtgggcggtgcagacagaagagagagaatggaGACACCGCCGactgtgctaaagcacagaactacaacactcaacttcccacactgcaattcttcttaaagggccaggcttggcctgtaacagttcatatgctgtaaaaaaaaaaaaaaaaaaaatttaagttgCAAATCTGTGAAACAGCAcgtggagcgagggaacactttactatactgtacatttgcgtTAGAGGGGACCTTTTAAGTGTATTGTTGATGTGAATGATGTCATCATCATATACGGTTTCTCCTGCCAGAGACTGGAAGAGAGCACCAGAAATGCCAACAGGACAATACACTACTCGGACCAGGCGTCTCAGACCATGCCCCCTGCTATTCTGCATCAAGCATCTCAGACCACGCCCCCTAGGGTCCTAGACTTGGCAGTTCAGACCACGCCCGCCAAGACCATCACCACGGGGACGATAACGGAGGAGGATGAGGCCTCTGATCTGAGAGGATGTGTTGACCAATTGGAGGCAGAGAGGGTGGAGCTTCAGGAGTCACTGTCAAGTAAAGAGTGAGTAAAAGGGTTCTAAACTCTGCTgagttttgcaatttttttttcttttcttaaacCTGGAAAACTTGTCTTTCCAGAGACGAAGTGCGACAACTGAGGACGGAAAGAGAAGGATGGCGAGAAGAACGCCAGCTGCACACGTATGTGGAATGTGTTGCATCCACGTAGCACAATAGGTTACACACCAAGCACGGCAGAATTACCCAAAGACATCCAATACAATAATCAGACATCCACAGTTGGTAGTGTGGCATGCTTGTAGATAACCACAACGTAAACCCACTTTTcgctacacacacaaaaaaaagtcctgAATGGGTTGTTGTCTGCAGCGATGAAGTTGAACAACTGAGGATGGAAAGAGAAGAGCTGGAGCAGAGGTTGGAACGCTGGAAAGCAGAGCAGACAAGCGAACGGGAATTAGACCGACGGCGGCACGAGTATGTCGAGTATTTGCAGCTTTGTTAGCGTTTCTCAGTCGGTTACGTTGTCCGTGTCGAACCTTGCGCGTCTCTGTTTCCAGAGAGGAACTGCAACAGCTGAGGACAGAAAGAGAACAACTGGAGAAAGATTGCGAACGGCGGCAGGAGGAGCTGGAaaagcagcggcagcagcacgAGTACGAGACTTGATGAGTTCTACCTCTCTCTATTGATCTATcgagctctctctctctcttcctagCTGTCTCTATCTGTACCTGTTGATCTCTCTACATTTCCAACCTTATTACATGACTGGGGTGTTTCCTTGTCtacatgtatgcatgcatgcattcatacgtgcatacatacatacagtatattcagtcatccctcgcctTCCAATTATGCGGCTTCagactctgtttttttttttcaaaaatatattacgaAATAAattgggctgtcaaaaatagcgccttaacggcggtaactaatatatttcattaattacgttacatttgtAAACGTTATTAACGcacacgcatcatggcaagccatgcTCTCTATTTTGACGACAGACGGCGAAGGTgaagctccccacagagtcacacagtgcctgacgctcttttataacttgattcttacctgaacacatcaccagcagagcaattccaacaccatatatgtatctcctactccaaacaaacgtctctagtccattcgttGCAACAACACGTCCGCATTGTCACGAGACAACATAacctaacataacataaaaacatattctgttttattcatgtgttatgtcatattttctcttatgtctactatattgcgttgtaggagtctaaaggtgactatgggggtgttatatAATGGCTAGAGGACTCAATGTTAAAAAGCAAATGTAGAagttggtaaacaggttttctgtcttatgtcttatttaatcTTATGAcagctatattgggtaatagg contains:
- the iqce gene encoding IQ domain-containing protein E isoform X2; translated protein: MHNELTLLKKSLHEQKSDNQKLKAKIRRLEEDNAKREKQLEELLDPTNRSEYTRSLVDKKHEGSVVVNGLKQRILKLEQQCREKENTIGKLQSQLRATNLEEMRMTLKNYHGEIQRLRLLLEASEKSGISDNKVFRRQQKALSSTVLRLSENLKQIQMENATLREELDTESPAIGLKGYKEWSKYRLLRRLLELERRLEESTRNANRTIHYSDQASQTMPPAILHQASQTTPPRVLDLAVQTTPAKTITTGTITEEDEASDLRGCVDQLEAERVELQESLSSKEDEVRQLRTEREGWREERQLHTDEVEQLRMEREELEQRLERWKAEQTSERELDRRRHEEELQQLRTEREQLEKDCERRQEELEKQRQQHEQELRQLRVQTPEEKCEPCDTALAAASQENDADDEVEEEDAEEEEGCERLRPDVIGINRRKYRSEAGDSTAPCDEQALDERSLTTIQSAFRGHLARSQHITQSSGSFDSSASENILPRGALPTFAQSRAGAAPNRNQADNEDLWPVSRTLRSVTPPKAQAELLCTSELDAGDDAHSRDSDDSDDIIIAESYPRRNREARIL
- the iqce gene encoding IQ domain-containing protein E isoform X1; amino-acid sequence: MSAGTSDVPTDEDCEALPEDGSLYSSDLKKTPKKRSGKPPPSFRSPYFSSLNMNSRRGPSAAVAAWRLPRASLCDTPGETGSARLTSLSNHHDQISDWNLTPDFPRHVLPTRKHLHPASNGVSDYREKEDMHNELTLLKKSLHEQKSDNQKLKAKIRRLEEDNAKREKQLEELLDPTNRSEYTRSLVDKKHEGSVVVNGLKQRILKLEQQCREKENTIGKLQSQLRATNLEEMRMTLKNYHGEIQRLRLLLEASEKSGISDNKVFRRQQKALSSTVLRLSENLKQIQMENATLREELDTESPAIGLKGYKEWSKYRLLRRLLELERRLEESTRNANRTIHYSDQASQTMPPAILHQASQTTPPRVLDLAVQTTPAKTITTGTITEEDEASDLRGCVDQLEAERVELQESLSSKEDEVRQLRTEREGWREERQLHTDEVEQLRMEREELEQRLERWKAEQTSERELDRRRHEEELQQLRTEREQLEKDCERRQEELEKQRQQHEQELRQLRVQTPEEKCEPCDTALAAASQENDADDEVEEEDAEEEEGCERLRPDVIGINRRKYRSEAGDSTAPCDEQALDERSLTTIQSAFRGHLARSQHITQSSGSFDSSASENILPRGALPTFAQSRAGAAPNRNQADNEDLWPVSRTLRSVTPPKAQAELLCTSELDAGDDAHSRDSDDSDDIIIAESYPRRNREARIL